The proteins below are encoded in one region of Canis lupus familiaris isolate Mischka breed German Shepherd chromosome 21, alternate assembly UU_Cfam_GSD_1.0, whole genome shotgun sequence:
- the FSHB gene encoding follitropin subunit beta translates to MRSVRFCFLLCCWRAACGAGCELTNVTIAVEKEECRFCISVNATWCAGYCYTRDLVYKDAARPSIQKTCTFRELAYETVRVPGCARHADSLHTYPVATECHCGRCDSDSTDCTVRGLGPGYCSFGEPQQ, encoded by the exons ATGAGGTCGGTCCGGttttgcttcctcctctgctgctGGAGGGCGGCCTGCGGCGCGGGCTGTGAGCTGACCAACGTCACCATCGCGGTGGAGAAGGAGGAGTGTCGCTTCTGCATAAGCGTCAACGCCACCTGGTGTGCCGGCTACTGCTACACGCGG GATCTCGTGTACAAGGACGCGGCCAGGCCCAGCATCCAGAAGACATGCACCTTCAGGGAGCTGGCGTACGAGACGGTGAGAGTGCCCGGCTGCGCCCGCCACGCGGACTCCCTGCACACGTATCCAGTCGCCACCGAGTGTCACTGCGGCAGGTGTGACAGCGACAGCACCGACTGCACGGTGCGCGGCCTGGGGCCCGGCTACTGCTCCTTCGGAGAGCCGCAGCAGTGA